One stretch of Streptomyces hygroscopicus DNA includes these proteins:
- a CDS encoding cell division protein FtsK, producing the protein MLRTADAGNLASMASRTSGKGSQSTAGTSKKRAGQSGGAAKKTAAKKAPAKKAPAKKSAAPAKKAAAKKAAPPPAPNPTSGVYRAVRAVWMGTARAVAAMFRGIGRGAKGLDPAHRKDGSALLLLALALIVAAGTWSNLDGPVGSLVEMLVTGAFGRLDLVVPILLGTIAARLILHPERPEANGRIVIGLSALVIGVLGQVHIACGAPGRGQGTEAIQDAGGLIGWAVSRPLIYLMGDVLAVPLLVLLTVFGLLVVTATPVAAIPQRLRQLGVRLGLVRDDEDAYASEAGYDAGEYAEEWRETPARRARRTSLAKEDPDGAGGPERAEEEEEALRKRRRSRRSSSTQPPLDRPMDAVDVAAAAAASLDGAVLHGVQPSPLVAGLSSGISGEREDGAASGGVPVARDADKESGTSGARGTAAGGKGRKDGAGEADPAQVPDLTRPVTETSEPLPPRAEQLQLSGDITYSLPSLELLERGGPGKTRSAANDAVVDSLTKVFTEFKVDAAVTGFTRGPTVTRYVVELGPAVKVERITALTKNIAYAVASPDVRIISPIPGKSAVGIEIPNSDREMVNLGDVLRSADSVGDDHPMLVGLGKDVEGGYVAANLATMPHVLVAGATGSGKSSCINCLITSVMARATPDDVRMVLVDPKRVELTAYEGIPHLITPIITNPKRAAEALQWVVREMDLRYDDLAAYGFRHIDDFNAAVRKGKVKEPAGSERELKPYPYLLVIVDELADLMMVAPRDVEDSIVRITQLARAAGIHLVLATQRPSVDVVTGLIKANVPSRLAFATSSLADSRVILDQAGAEKLIGKGDGLFLPMGANKPTRMQGAYVTEAEVEAVVAHCKAQMAPVFREDVTVGSSKKKEIDEEIGDDLDLLCQAAELVVSTQFGSTSMLQRKLRVGFAKAGRLMDLMESRGVVGPSEGSKARDVLVKPDELDGVLDVIRGKAHS; encoded by the coding sequence GTGCTCCGTACGGCGGACGCGGGTAATCTCGCCTCCATGGCCTCTCGTACGTCCGGCAAGGGTTCCCAGAGCACGGCGGGCACCTCGAAGAAGCGCGCCGGGCAGTCCGGAGGCGCTGCGAAGAAGACGGCCGCCAAGAAGGCGCCCGCGAAGAAGGCACCCGCCAAGAAGTCCGCCGCGCCCGCGAAGAAGGCCGCGGCGAAGAAGGCGGCGCCCCCTCCCGCACCGAATCCCACCAGCGGCGTGTACCGCGCCGTGCGCGCCGTGTGGATGGGCACGGCGCGCGCCGTCGCGGCGATGTTCCGCGGCATAGGACGCGGCGCCAAGGGACTCGACCCCGCCCACCGTAAGGACGGCAGCGCCCTGCTGCTGCTCGCCCTTGCCCTGATCGTCGCGGCGGGCACCTGGTCCAATCTGGACGGGCCGGTCGGCAGTCTGGTCGAGATGCTGGTCACCGGCGCCTTCGGCCGTCTCGACCTGGTGGTGCCGATACTGCTGGGCACCATCGCCGCCCGGCTGATCCTCCATCCGGAGCGGCCGGAGGCCAACGGGCGGATCGTCATCGGGCTCTCGGCGCTCGTCATCGGCGTCCTGGGGCAGGTCCACATCGCCTGCGGCGCCCCGGGACGCGGCCAGGGCACCGAGGCGATACAGGACGCGGGCGGCCTGATCGGCTGGGCCGTTTCCCGGCCGCTGATCTACCTGATGGGCGACGTGCTGGCCGTACCGCTGCTGGTGCTGCTCACCGTCTTCGGGCTGCTGGTGGTCACGGCGACGCCGGTCGCCGCCATTCCGCAGCGGCTGCGGCAGCTGGGCGTCCGGCTCGGCCTGGTCCGGGACGACGAGGACGCGTACGCCTCGGAGGCCGGGTACGACGCGGGGGAGTACGCCGAAGAATGGCGCGAGACGCCCGCCAGACGGGCTCGCAGGACCTCGCTCGCCAAAGAGGACCCGGACGGTGCCGGAGGCCCGGAGCGGGCCGAGGAGGAGGAGGAGGCGCTGCGCAAGCGCCGGCGCTCGCGCCGCTCGTCGTCCACCCAACCGCCGCTCGACCGGCCCATGGACGCCGTGGACGTGGCGGCCGCGGCCGCCGCCTCGCTGGACGGGGCCGTGCTGCACGGTGTGCAGCCCTCGCCGCTCGTCGCCGGGCTCAGCAGCGGGATTTCGGGCGAGCGCGAGGACGGGGCCGCCAGCGGCGGGGTGCCGGTCGCGCGCGACGCCGACAAGGAGTCCGGGACGAGCGGCGCCAGGGGCACGGCGGCGGGCGGGAAGGGCCGTAAGGACGGAGCCGGCGAGGCGGACCCGGCCCAGGTCCCCGACCTCACCCGGCCCGTGACCGAGACGAGCGAGCCGCTGCCGCCGCGCGCCGAGCAACTGCAGCTCTCCGGAGACATCACCTACTCCCTGCCCTCGCTCGAGCTGCTGGAGCGCGGCGGTCCCGGCAAGACGCGCAGCGCGGCCAACGACGCGGTCGTGGACTCGCTGACGAAGGTGTTCACGGAGTTCAAGGTGGACGCCGCCGTCACCGGCTTCACCCGCGGCCCGACGGTCACCCGCTACGTGGTGGAACTGGGCCCGGCCGTCAAGGTCGAGCGGATCACCGCGCTGACCAAGAACATCGCCTACGCGGTCGCCAGCCCCGATGTGCGGATCATCAGCCCCATCCCCGGCAAGTCGGCCGTCGGCATCGAAATCCCCAACAGCGACCGCGAGATGGTCAACCTGGGCGATGTGCTGCGCTCGGCGGACTCCGTCGGCGACGACCATCCGATGCTCGTCGGGCTGGGCAAGGACGTCGAGGGCGGCTATGTGGCGGCCAATCTGGCCACCATGCCGCATGTGCTGGTGGCGGGCGCGACCGGTTCCGGCAAGTCGTCCTGCATCAACTGTCTGATCACGTCGGTCATGGCCCGTGCCACTCCGGACGATGTGCGGATGGTGCTGGTCGACCCCAAGCGCGTGGAGCTGACCGCCTACGAGGGCATTCCGCATCTGATCACACCGATCATCACCAACCCCAAGCGCGCGGCCGAGGCGCTCCAGTGGGTCGTACGCGAGATGGATCTTCGCTATGACGACCTCGCGGCGTACGGCTTCCGCCATATCGACGACTTCAACGCGGCGGTCCGCAAGGGCAAGGTGAAGGAGCCCGCGGGGAGCGAGCGCGAGCTCAAGCCCTATCCGTATCTCCTGGTGATCGTCGACGAGCTGGCCGATTTGATGATGGTCGCACCGCGCGATGTCGAGGACTCGATCGTGCGGATCACACAGCTGGCGCGCGCGGCCGGTATCCACCTGGTGCTGGCCACCCAGCGGCCCTCCGTGGACGTCGTCACCGGTCTGATCAAGGCCAATGTGCCCTCACGGCTCGCCTTCGCCACCTCCTCGCTGGCCGACAGCCGCGTCATCCTGGACCAGGCCGGTGCCGAGAAGCTGATCGGCAAGGGCGACGGCCTCTTTCTGCCGATGGGCGCGAACAAACCCACCCGGATGCAGGGCGCCTATGTCACCGAGGCCGAGGTCGAGGCGGTCGTCGCGCACTGCAAGGCGCAGATGGCACCCGTCTTCCGCGAGGACGTGACGGTCGGGTCGTCGAAGAAGAAGGAGATCGACGAGGAGATCGGCGATGATCTCGATCTGCTCTGCCAGGCCGCTGAGCTGGTGGTTTCCACCCAGTTCGGCTCGACGTCGATGCTGCAGCGCAAGCTGCGGGTGGGTTTCGCCAAGGCGGGGCGGCTGATGGATCTCATGGAGTCGCGGGGCGTCGTCGGCCCGAGCGAGGGATCCAAGGCGCGCGATGTGCTCGTCAAGCCGGATGAATTGGATGGCGTGCTCGACGTGATCCGCGGTAAGGCTCACTCATAA
- a CDS encoding membrane protein — MSIGNLPEDGNSPEDDRVSIGRALQQARISAGLTVDEVSSSTRVRTPIVRGIEQDDFSRCGGDVYARGHIRVLARAVGCDPESLIAQFDAEHGGRPTPTAPAPLFEAERIRPDPRRPNWTAAMVAAIVAVVGFVGFTLFRGGNGDGSTVAEDTGSPKPSASAPTNSAAPSKPATPNKPDPSDSAIAGVPADKVTVKLTAEDGQSWISAQDHNGRLIEEGVLREGDSKTFSDSRRIDLVLGNAGAIKLFVNGKEVKNVGTSGAVQRLSYTKGDPEAG, encoded by the coding sequence GTGTCCATCGGCAACCTTCCCGAAGACGGCAACTCCCCCGAAGACGACCGGGTTTCCATCGGTCGCGCCCTCCAGCAGGCCCGTATCTCCGCGGGGCTGACCGTCGACGAGGTCAGTTCCTCCACCCGGGTGCGCACCCCCATCGTGCGGGGCATCGAGCAGGACGATTTCTCGCGCTGTGGCGGCGATGTCTACGCCCGCGGACACATCCGTGTGCTCGCGCGCGCCGTGGGCTGTGATCCGGAGTCCTTGATCGCACAGTTCGACGCCGAACACGGCGGCCGGCCCACGCCGACCGCGCCGGCGCCGCTGTTCGAGGCCGAGCGGATCCGCCCCGATCCCCGGCGCCCCAACTGGACGGCCGCGATGGTCGCGGCGATCGTCGCCGTCGTCGGATTCGTGGGCTTCACTCTTTTCAGGGGCGGCAACGGCGACGGCTCGACGGTCGCCGAGGACACCGGCTCGCCCAAGCCCAGCGCCTCCGCGCCCACCAACAGCGCCGCCCCCTCCAAGCCCGCCACCCCGAACAAGCCCGACCCGTCCGACAGTGCCATCGCGGGCGTCCCGGCGGACAAGGTCACCGTCAAGCTGACCGCCGAGGACGGCCAGAGCTGGATCTCCGCCCAGGATCACAACGGCCGGCTGATCGAGGAGGGCGTGCTGCGCGAGGGCGACTCCAAGACCTTCAGCGACAGCAGGCGCATCGACCTGGTGCTGGGCAACGCCGGGGCGATCAAGCTGTTCGTGAACGGCAAGGAAGTGAAGAACGTGGGCACCAGCGGGGCCGTCCAGCGGCTGAGCTACACCAAGGGAGACCCCGAAGCGGGCTGA
- a CDS encoding ribosomal protein S12 methylthiotransferase, producing the protein MPERRTVALVTLGCARNEVDSEELAGRLAADGWELVEEATEADVAVVNTCGFVEAAKKDSVDALLEANDLKDHGRTQAVVAVGCMAERYGKELAEALPEADGVLGFDDYADISDRLRTILAGGVHASHTPRDRRKLLPISPAERQDAASVALPGHAQDTAPEDLPEGVAPASGPRAPLRRRLDSSPVASVKLASGCDRRCSFCAIPSFRGSFISRRPSDVLGETRWLAEQGVKEIMLVSENNTSYGKDLGDIRLLETLLPELAAVDGIERIRVSYLQPAEMRPGLIDVLTSTEKVAPYFDLSFQHSAPGVLRAMRRFGDTDRFLELLETIRGKAPQAGARSNFIVGFPGETEDDLAELERFLSEARLDAIGVFGYSDEDGTEAAGYENKVDPEVVAERLERVSRLAEELTAQRAEERLGEVVEVLVEEIDDTGAVLGRGAHQAPETDGQTLLSTAGEPEVGRMVEAKVIATEGVDLVAEPLEPLERQGGGEPTGKADR; encoded by the coding sequence ATGCCCGAACGCCGCACCGTCGCCCTTGTCACCCTTGGCTGCGCCCGTAACGAGGTGGACTCGGAGGAGCTCGCAGGCCGCTTGGCGGCGGACGGCTGGGAGCTCGTCGAGGAAGCCACCGAGGCGGACGTCGCCGTCGTCAACACCTGTGGCTTCGTGGAGGCCGCCAAGAAGGACTCGGTCGACGCCCTGCTGGAGGCGAACGACCTGAAGGACCACGGCCGCACCCAGGCCGTGGTGGCCGTCGGCTGCATGGCCGAGCGGTACGGCAAGGAGCTCGCGGAGGCGCTGCCCGAGGCCGACGGGGTGCTCGGCTTCGACGACTACGCCGACATCTCCGACCGTCTGCGGACCATCCTCGCCGGCGGCGTCCACGCCTCCCACACCCCTCGCGACCGCCGCAAGCTGCTGCCGATCAGTCCGGCCGAGCGGCAGGACGCCGCGTCGGTGGCGCTGCCCGGCCACGCCCAGGACACCGCGCCCGAGGACCTCCCCGAGGGGGTGGCCCCGGCCTCCGGGCCGCGGGCCCCGCTGCGCCGCAGACTGGACAGCAGCCCGGTCGCCTCGGTGAAACTGGCCTCCGGCTGCGACCGGCGCTGCTCGTTCTGCGCCATCCCGTCCTTCCGCGGCTCCTTCATCTCGCGCCGCCCCTCCGATGTGCTGGGCGAGACCCGCTGGCTGGCCGAGCAGGGGGTGAAGGAGATCATGCTGGTCTCCGAGAACAACACCTCGTACGGCAAGGACCTCGGGGACATCCGGCTGCTGGAGACGCTGCTGCCGGAGCTGGCCGCGGTGGACGGCATCGAGCGGATCCGGGTCAGCTATCTGCAGCCCGCCGAGATGCGTCCCGGGCTGATCGACGTGCTCACCTCGACCGAGAAGGTCGCGCCGTACTTCGATCTGTCCTTCCAGCACTCGGCGCCCGGGGTGCTGCGCGCCATGCGCCGCTTCGGCGACACCGACCGCTTCCTGGAACTGCTCGAGACGATCAGAGGCAAGGCGCCGCAGGCCGGCGCCCGGTCGAACTTCATCGTCGGCTTCCCCGGCGAGACCGAGGACGACCTGGCGGAGCTGGAGCGCTTCCTCAGTGAGGCGCGGCTGGACGCGATCGGTGTCTTCGGGTACTCGGACGAGGACGGCACCGAGGCCGCCGGTTACGAGAACAAGGTCGACCCCGAGGTGGTCGCCGAGCGTCTGGAGCGCGTCTCGCGCCTCGCGGAGGAGCTGACCGCCCAGCGGGCGGAGGAGCGGCTCGGCGAGGTCGTCGAGGTGCTGGTCGAGGAGATCGACGACACCGGGGCAGTTCTGGGCCGAGGCGCCCACCAGGCGCCGGAGACCGATGGCCAGACGCTGCTCAGCACCGCCGGGGAGCCGGAGGTGGGCCGTATGGTCGAAGCGAAGGTGATCGCGACGGAGGGAGTGGACCTCGTCGCGGAGCCGCTTGAGCCGCTGGAGCGGCAGGGTGGCGGCGAGCCCACCGGGAAGGCGGACAGATGA
- a CDS encoding CDP-diacylglycerol--glycerol-3-phosphate 3-phosphatidyltransferase — protein MTGVPASAAGGHRRPAAAVRPAGLWNIANILTMVRLLLVPGFVLLMLHNGGYDPAWRSVAWAAFAIAMITDLFDGHLARRYNLVTDFGKIADPIADKAIMGAALICLSALSDLPWWVTGVILFREIGITLMRFWVIRIGVIPASRGGKLKTLAQGTAVGMYILALTGPLATLRFWVMAVAVILTVVTGLDYVRQAIVLRRAGRAAEEATT, from the coding sequence ATGACGGGTGTCCCGGCCTCCGCCGCGGGAGGTCACCGCCGCCCGGCGGCCGCTGTCAGGCCCGCCGGTTTGTGGAACATCGCCAATATCCTCACCATGGTGCGGCTGCTCCTGGTGCCCGGGTTTGTGTTGTTGATGCTGCACAACGGCGGGTACGACCCGGCGTGGCGCTCCGTCGCGTGGGCGGCGTTCGCCATCGCCATGATCACCGATCTCTTCGACGGTCATCTGGCCCGCCGGTACAACCTGGTCACCGACTTCGGGAAGATCGCCGATCCGATCGCGGACAAGGCGATCATGGGCGCGGCGCTGATCTGTCTGTCGGCCCTGTCCGACCTCCCCTGGTGGGTGACGGGGGTGATTCTCTTCCGTGAGATCGGAATCACACTGATGCGGTTCTGGGTGATCCGGATCGGGGTCATTCCGGCCAGCCGGGGCGGAAAGCTGAAGACGCTCGCGCAGGGCACCGCCGTCGGGATGTACATCCTGGCGCTCACCGGGCCGCTGGCCACGCTGCGGTTCTGGGTGATGGCCGTGGCCGTGATCCTTACCGTGGTCACCGGCCTCGACTACGTCCGGCAGGCGATCGTGCTGCGCCGGGCGGGCCGGGCGGCGGAGGAGGCCACGACGTGA
- a CDS encoding competence damage-inducible protein A — MSGAGTAAEVLALLERRGQTLAVAESLTGGLVAAELTAVDGASRSFRGSVTAYATDLKHELLGVDGALLAERGAVDAEVARQMARGVRRALGADWGVATTGVAGPTPQDGQPVGTVHVAVAGPREAVAAAALRLEGDRAGIRGQTVRAAVKLLFSELIATAGAKDTEQHDEF; from the coding sequence GTGAGCGGCGCCGGGACGGCGGCCGAGGTGCTGGCACTGCTGGAGCGGCGCGGACAGACCCTGGCCGTCGCCGAATCGCTCACCGGCGGTCTGGTGGCGGCCGAGCTGACCGCTGTGGATGGCGCTTCCCGTTCCTTCCGCGGCTCGGTGACGGCGTACGCCACCGACCTCAAGCACGAGCTGCTGGGCGTGGACGGGGCCCTGCTGGCCGAGCGCGGCGCGGTCGACGCCGAGGTGGCCCGGCAGATGGCCCGCGGCGTACGGCGTGCGCTGGGCGCGGACTGGGGCGTGGCCACCACCGGTGTGGCGGGTCCCACACCGCAGGACGGTCAGCCCGTGGGCACCGTTCATGTGGCGGTCGCGGGGCCCCGGGAGGCGGTGGCCGCGGCAGCGCTGCGGCTCGAAGGAGACCGTGCCGGAATTCGCGGACAGACCGTCCGCGCCGCAGTCAAGCTGCTGTTCAGCGAATTGATCGCGACAGCAGGGGCAAAGGATACGGAACAACACGACGAGTTTTGA
- a CDS encoding XRE family transcriptional regulator, with amino-acid sequence MILLRRLLGDVLRRQRQRQGRTLREVSSSARVSLGYLSEVERGQKEASSELLSAICDALEVRMSQVMREVSDELSLAELAESAASTTEKVPAPMRPVLNPVSVTSVTGVPEERVTIKSPKEAVDVVAA; translated from the coding sequence ATGATTCTGCTCCGTCGCCTGCTGGGTGACGTGCTGCGCCGGCAGCGCCAGCGCCAGGGCCGTACTCTGCGCGAGGTTTCCTCCTCCGCCCGGGTGTCGCTCGGCTATCTGTCAGAGGTCGAGCGCGGCCAGAAGGAAGCCTCGTCCGAGCTGCTGTCGGCGATCTGCGACGCCCTTGAGGTGCGGATGTCGCAGGTCATGCGTGAGGTCAGCGACGAGCTGTCGCTCGCCGAACTGGCTGAGTCGGCCGCGTCCACCACCGAGAAGGTCCCGGCGCCCATGCGGCCCGTGCTCAATCCCGTCTCTGTGACGTCCGTGACGGGCGTTCCGGAGGAGCGGGTGACCATCAAGTCCCCCAAGGAAGCTGTGGACGTGGTGGCGGCCTGA
- a CDS encoding ferritin has protein sequence MSVVRSPLPEEHLKVVADALQGALVDLVDLHLVGKQIHWTVVGPRFRTVHLQLDEVVATTRDHADTVAERASALGVAPDGRAQTVAATSGVDTVKDGWTDDTQAIRTLVDALGAVIARMRERIRATDEPDPVTQDILIEVTRDLEKHHWMFQAENGGHRA, from the coding sequence ATGTCTGTGGTGAGGAGCCCGCTGCCGGAGGAACACCTCAAGGTCGTCGCTGACGCGCTGCAAGGCGCCCTCGTCGATCTCGTCGACCTTCACTTGGTGGGCAAGCAGATCCACTGGACGGTCGTGGGCCCGCGATTCCGCACGGTCCATTTGCAGCTCGACGAGGTCGTGGCGACGACCAGGGATCATGCCGACACGGTGGCGGAGCGGGCCTCGGCGCTCGGAGTGGCGCCCGACGGACGGGCCCAGACGGTCGCCGCGACCAGCGGTGTCGACACGGTCAAGGACGGCTGGACCGATGACACACAGGCCATCCGGACGCTCGTGGACGCACTTGGAGCGGTGATCGCGCGGATGCGGGAGCGGATCCGCGCGACCGACGAACCGGACCCGGTGACCCAGGACATTCTCATCGAGGTCACCCGTGACCTGGAGAAGCACCACTGGATGTTCCAGGCCGAGAACGGCGGCCATCGAGCCTGA
- a CDS encoding DNA glycosylase, with protein sequence MDAMPEGDTVWQTAQRLHQALAGSPLTRSDLRVPRLATVDLTGRQVLEVVPRGKHLLTRVEGGLTLHSHLRMDGSWQVYGPGERWRGGPHHQIRAILATAAHTAVGYRLPVLELLRTGDEDKIVGHLGPDLLGPDWDPDEALRRLLADPSRPLGEALLDQRNLAGIGNVYKSELCFVLRVSPWLPIGEVSSPERLVAHAKKLLEANRNRRARVTTAEPRPDRRLWVYGRPGRPCLRCGTPVRAADQGRAGQERSTFWCPSCQAGPQGPAPS encoded by the coding sequence ATGGATGCCATGCCCGAAGGAGACACCGTCTGGCAGACCGCACAGCGCCTTCACCAGGCCCTCGCCGGTTCTCCGCTCACCCGCAGTGACCTGCGCGTCCCCCGCCTGGCGACCGTCGACCTCACCGGCCGCCAGGTCCTCGAGGTCGTCCCGCGCGGCAAGCATCTGCTGACCCGTGTCGAGGGCGGGCTGACTCTCCACTCCCATCTGCGGATGGACGGATCCTGGCAGGTGTACGGGCCGGGCGAGCGATGGCGTGGCGGCCCGCACCACCAGATCCGGGCCATCCTCGCCACCGCCGCCCACACCGCCGTCGGCTACCGCCTCCCCGTCCTCGAACTGCTCCGCACCGGCGACGAGGACAAGATCGTCGGGCATCTCGGTCCCGATCTCCTCGGCCCCGACTGGGATCCGGACGAGGCACTGCGCCGACTGCTCGCCGACCCGTCCCGGCCCCTGGGCGAAGCGCTGCTGGACCAGCGGAACCTCGCCGGGATCGGCAATGTCTACAAGTCCGAGCTGTGCTTCGTGCTGCGTGTCTCGCCCTGGCTGCCGATCGGCGAGGTGTCCTCCCCCGAGCGCCTGGTGGCCCACGCCAAGAAGCTGCTGGAGGCCAACAGGAACCGGCGCGCCCGGGTCACCACGGCCGAGCCACGCCCCGACCGGCGGCTGTGGGTGTACGGGCGCCCGGGGCGGCCCTGCCTGCGCTGCGGTACGCCGGTGCGCGCCGCCGACCAGGGCCGTGCGGGTCAGGAGCGCTCGACCTTCTGGTGCCCGAGCTGCCAGGCGGGACCGCAGGGGCCCGCCCCGTCCTGA